One part of the Arachidicoccus terrestris genome encodes these proteins:
- a CDS encoding DUF6055 domain-containing protein — MAVYRVILKYKCAFVLASYRALFLCALLFQAFVTSAHTPFSDTTGKSGHSKEIRIPAHLSTVPDNNDFHDTASEYCYQRSIEGKDIIIFWSKQYGQDPLTNPDTLRRFDAKRALKECERFYRFYVDSLQVVQKKGGVIDKYKVIFLVVGGTDNTAYGWGQDSVGVLWTPASRMSHYPYGVLAHELGHAFQYLSSLDYTGTLGGPITEMAAQYLLWQVYPGWLTFENYHLKAFMQQTHLAFEHPANMYHSPFVLEYWSEKYGKTFYSQLLHQAKKGEDIVAVFKRVRQMDQEAFNDDMFAGVRHFITWDLPRIRSIAVPYANPHGTRMAPGAAGWYRVDTIHVPQNYGYNAIRLQVPDNNLNDITLQFKGLVTTDIAGGKKIPAGWRYGFVAYTREGETYYSDIGRNSHGRLSYVVPKGTAYLWLVVMGAPGLYVPPVLHHEKKAVCYCEWPYAVKLEGTNLFPPGH, encoded by the coding sequence ATGGCCGTTTATCGTGTGATATTAAAATATAAATGCGCTTTCGTTTTAGCTTCTTACAGAGCTTTGTTTCTATGTGCCTTACTTTTCCAGGCTTTTGTAACCTCCGCGCATACACCGTTTTCTGATACGACCGGCAAATCCGGCCACAGTAAAGAAATTCGGATCCCGGCTCACTTAAGTACCGTCCCGGACAATAATGATTTCCATGATACCGCCAGTGAATATTGCTATCAGCGCAGTATAGAAGGCAAAGACATTATCATCTTCTGGTCCAAACAGTATGGGCAGGATCCGCTGACCAATCCGGATACCCTCAGAAGATTCGACGCCAAAAGAGCCCTCAAAGAATGCGAACGGTTCTACCGGTTTTATGTGGATTCATTACAAGTGGTTCAGAAAAAAGGCGGAGTCATTGATAAATATAAAGTGATTTTTCTGGTCGTGGGAGGCACCGATAATACGGCCTACGGCTGGGGCCAGGACAGCGTTGGTGTTCTATGGACACCGGCCTCCAGAATGAGCCACTATCCCTATGGCGTCCTGGCCCATGAACTGGGACATGCCTTTCAATATCTTTCCTCGCTCGACTATACTGGGACGCTGGGTGGTCCTATTACAGAAATGGCGGCTCAATACCTGCTCTGGCAGGTTTACCCTGGCTGGCTGACCTTCGAAAATTACCATTTAAAAGCATTCATGCAGCAAACCCATCTGGCCTTTGAGCACCCGGCCAATATGTATCACAGTCCTTTTGTGCTGGAATACTGGTCAGAGAAGTATGGAAAGACATTCTACAGTCAATTGCTGCACCAGGCTAAAAAAGGGGAAGATATTGTAGCGGTATTCAAACGGGTCCGGCAGATGGATCAAGAAGCGTTCAATGACGATATGTTTGCCGGTGTCCGTCATTTTATCACCTGGGACTTGCCCAGGATCAGATCAATCGCCGTGCCGTATGCCAATCCGCATGGCACCAGAATGGCGCCTGGAGCAGCAGGATGGTATAGAGTCGATACTATACACGTCCCGCAGAACTACGGTTATAACGCCATCAGGCTTCAGGTCCCTGATAACAACCTTAATGATATTACTCTACAATTTAAAGGATTGGTGACTACCGATATTGCCGGAGGCAAGAAAATACCCGCGGGATGGCGTTATGGTTTTGTTGCTTATACCAGAGAAGGCGAGACCTATTACAGTGACATAGGCCGTAACAGCCATGGCCGCCTCTCTTATGTGGTTCCTAAAGGAACAGCCTACCTCTGGCTGGTGGTCATGGGCGCCCCCGGATTATATGTACCACCTGTGTTGCATCACGAAAAAAAGGCGGTCTGCTATTGTGAATGGCCCTACGCTGTCAAACTTGAAGGGACGAACCTTTTCCCGCCCGGGCATTAA
- a CDS encoding uroporphyrinogen-III synthase produces the protein MIKCIITTAEISDSSAIDSWEFSYRLYTFPLIRKELSYDSEVEQLIFQRGREKINAIFTSEVAVRSVFERLEQQPDWNIYCLSGKTRTTLLKFIPETLIAAMGRNSSDLSVIIKAHPDPLKERPAVFFCGNRRMPTLPLTFQQLGIPLEEIISYNTSCAPSTIRGDIHGFLFFSPSAVDCFFTHNPQVSDKSVLFAIGETTAESIKAHCANEIIVAPEPSEAALLNEVKIYFEALKKLEK, from the coding sequence ATGATCAAATGTATAATTACTACAGCAGAAATTTCAGATTCGAGCGCTATTGATAGCTGGGAGTTCTCGTACAGACTGTATACCTTTCCTTTAATACGAAAGGAACTTTCCTATGACAGTGAAGTGGAACAGTTGATATTTCAACGGGGAAGAGAAAAGATCAACGCAATATTTACCAGTGAGGTTGCTGTGAGATCGGTATTTGAAAGACTTGAACAACAACCGGATTGGAATATCTATTGCTTAAGCGGCAAGACCAGAACAACGCTTTTAAAGTTTATTCCAGAGACTCTGATCGCCGCAATGGGGCGCAACAGTTCGGATCTTTCCGTTATAATCAAAGCACATCCGGACCCCTTGAAAGAAAGGCCGGCGGTCTTCTTCTGCGGAAACCGCAGAATGCCTACGCTACCCCTGACTTTTCAGCAGCTCGGAATCCCTTTAGAAGAAATAATCAGTTATAATACGTCCTGCGCACCCTCAACCATTCGCGGAGACATTCATGGCTTTTTATTTTTCAGTCCCTCTGCTGTTGACTGTTTTTTCACGCATAATCCGCAGGTTTCTGATAAGTCTGTTTTGTTTGCTATTGGGGAAACAACAGCTGAGTCTATCAAAGCACATTGTGCCAACGAAATTATTGTGGCGCCTGAGCCTAGCGAGGCAGCGCTCTTAAATGAAGTAAAAATATATTTTGAAGCTTTAAAAAAACTTGAAAAATAG
- a CDS encoding alpha-galactosidase encodes MTSKFHTLISCILCVLIAGPAAVAQQNITISTDHCALVYQIDTNRQLQQIYIGTKLISQAAYRDVNADFRNENPTLGMGFPTGGATYLNEPAMEVQHADGNMSLVLNVEHVQVKKINDDITRTDIQMKDPVYPFWITLHFESYAKEDVITTRTTIHHNEDAPVILDRFASAFINIDWNNPYLTHFYGEYEKEMEMSTAKLQPGIFSIQSKLGVRTACNYNPSFFITPQQAVKENEGAVFAGTLAYSGNFNIQFEQLQLNIDMGNSLRIIPGINAYASHYRLQRGEVFETPKFVFSYTQKGLGQISRNFHRWAINYGIYNGRQKRLTLLNNWEATYFDYNQDKLVNLFDGAKKLGVDMFLLDDGWFGNTYPRNNSSAGLGDWQANKKKLPSGIGYLSRQATAKGLKFGIWIEPEMINPSSELYKKHPDWVLAAPNRPKHLYRTQLVLDLINPAVQDFVFGVIDSLMQQAPSIAYMKWDCNRSMDNAYSPYLGKEQNALYIRYTQAYYKVLDRIRKKYPDLQMMLCASGGGRVEYGALKYFQEFWPSDNTYPVDRIRLQWATSIFYPALTICAHVTAAGRESLKYKMDVAMSGKLGFDIDVQKLSSDQLALARQTVDNYLQYQPVINYGDLYRLVSPYTTNFSSLMYVDSTKSTAILFAYSMETMQQDTWPEWKLYGLDPQKSYRIKEINLPDSVHSSFKEDGRVFSGESLIHQGLKWFLKRKEQSAVFILEAI; translated from the coding sequence ATGACAAGTAAATTTCATACACTGATCTCCTGCATACTTTGTGTCTTGATCGCCGGACCCGCGGCCGTTGCACAACAAAACATCACTATTTCCACTGATCATTGTGCACTGGTATACCAAATAGATACGAACCGACAGTTACAACAGATCTATATCGGCACAAAGCTCATTAGCCAGGCTGCCTACAGGGATGTCAATGCAGATTTCAGAAATGAAAATCCAACGCTTGGCATGGGCTTTCCTACAGGCGGTGCAACTTATCTGAATGAGCCGGCCATGGAAGTACAGCATGCAGATGGAAATATGTCGCTGGTATTAAACGTCGAGCATGTGCAGGTAAAAAAAATAAACGATGATATCACCCGCACAGATATCCAAATGAAAGATCCTGTTTACCCATTCTGGATCACATTACATTTCGAGTCTTATGCAAAAGAAGATGTTATTACAACCCGGACAACGATCCACCACAACGAAGATGCGCCCGTCATTTTGGACCGGTTCGCATCCGCCTTCATCAATATCGATTGGAACAATCCCTATCTGACGCATTTCTATGGAGAATATGAGAAAGAAATGGAAATGAGCACAGCTAAATTACAGCCGGGTATCTTTTCCATCCAGTCTAAGCTTGGCGTACGCACAGCCTGTAACTATAATCCTTCTTTTTTTATTACACCACAACAAGCCGTAAAAGAGAATGAGGGAGCGGTTTTTGCCGGAACACTGGCTTACAGCGGCAATTTCAATATCCAGTTCGAGCAGCTACAGTTGAATATTGACATGGGCAATTCCCTGAGAATCATTCCAGGCATCAATGCCTATGCCTCCCACTATCGCCTACAGCGGGGAGAAGTTTTTGAAACGCCAAAGTTCGTTTTCTCCTACACACAAAAAGGCTTGGGACAGATTTCCCGTAATTTTCATCGTTGGGCCATTAACTACGGAATCTATAACGGGCGTCAGAAAAGACTGACTCTGCTCAATAACTGGGAAGCCACCTATTTTGATTATAATCAGGATAAACTGGTTAATTTATTTGACGGTGCTAAAAAACTGGGCGTGGATATGTTCCTCCTGGATGATGGCTGGTTCGGTAATACCTATCCCAGAAACAATTCCTCTGCCGGACTGGGTGACTGGCAGGCGAATAAGAAGAAACTGCCGTCAGGCATCGGCTACCTTTCCAGGCAGGCGACAGCGAAAGGATTGAAATTCGGTATCTGGATCGAGCCGGAGATGATCAACCCGTCCAGTGAACTTTACAAAAAGCACCCGGACTGGGTGCTTGCAGCCCCCAACCGCCCGAAGCACCTATACCGGACACAACTGGTACTGGATTTAATCAATCCGGCCGTCCAGGATTTTGTATTCGGAGTGATCGATTCTCTGATGCAACAGGCGCCTTCAATCGCCTACATGAAATGGGACTGTAACCGATCCATGGATAATGCCTATAGCCCTTATCTGGGCAAAGAACAAAATGCACTCTATATCCGGTACACTCAGGCTTATTACAAAGTCCTGGATCGGATTCGCAAAAAATATCCGGATTTGCAGATGATGCTTTGTGCCAGCGGCGGAGGCCGGGTAGAATATGGAGCACTTAAGTATTTTCAGGAATTCTGGCCCAGCGATAATACCTATCCGGTAGACAGAATACGCCTGCAATGGGCTACATCTATATTCTATCCGGCATTGACCATCTGCGCGCATGTAACAGCCGCCGGCAGAGAATCGCTCAAATACAAAATGGATGTCGCCATGTCCGGCAAACTGGGATTCGACATAGATGTACAAAAGCTATCATCAGACCAATTGGCGCTTGCAAGGCAAACCGTGGATAATTACCTCCAGTATCAGCCAGTGATTAATTATGGCGACCTGTACCGTCTGGTCTCTCCTTATACCACCAATTTCTCCTCACTAATGTATGTGGACAGTACTAAGTCCACTGCCATACTCTTTGCTTATAGTATGGAAACCATGCAGCAGGATACCTGGCCCGAATGGAAGCTTTACGGACTGGACCCCCAAAAAAGCTACCGGATAAAGGAGATCAATCTTCCGGACAGCGTCCATTCCTCGTTTAAGGAAGATGGCCGGGTGTTTAGTGGGGAGTCCCTGATTCACCAAGGATTAAAATGGTTTTTAAAAAGGAAAGAACAAAGTGCTGTATTCATTCTTGAAGCGATCTAG
- the hemA gene encoding glutamyl-tRNA reductase, whose protein sequence is MEIEQFHIVGINYKKTDTSIRGQFALNNEGYANLLMKAQGLGINSLFVLSTCNRTEIYGIAPSAELLADLLCSETQGDIATFKPLAYHKRGKAAIEHYFHVACGLDSQILGDYEIVGQIRQAVKFAKAHNCINAFLERLSNTAFQTSKAIKNQTSLSGGTVSVAFAAIQFLKLHCSDISHKKFVLIGTGKIGYNTCKNLIDYLGAKDITLINRSQEKAQVIADELGLKIAPFEQLQQASAHADIVIVATNAPGPILFKEDLNTTGKKILIDLSVPRNIDISVKNRAQTILVNVDDLSKLGDATLKTRQAEVPKALSIIDSYLEEFKQWYQMRKNVPIIRAAKQSLMDIHHCAWFQSLQMEAPENAAQQEDAIKTAIKNLAVKMRSQEQTPGCAYIETLHDFVNFTASTGLARKRKDNPESLASELG, encoded by the coding sequence ATGGAAATTGAACAGTTTCATATAGTTGGCATAAATTATAAAAAGACAGATACATCGATCAGGGGGCAATTTGCCTTAAACAACGAAGGATATGCTAATCTATTAATGAAAGCGCAGGGGCTGGGTATCAATAGTTTATTTGTACTTTCTACTTGTAACCGCACAGAAATCTATGGTATTGCCCCATCTGCAGAACTATTGGCAGATCTGCTTTGCTCCGAAACGCAGGGGGATATCGCCACCTTTAAACCGCTGGCTTATCACAAAAGAGGCAAAGCCGCTATCGAACATTATTTTCACGTTGCCTGTGGACTGGATTCACAGATTTTAGGGGATTATGAAATCGTCGGCCAGATCAGGCAGGCCGTAAAATTCGCAAAGGCACACAATTGCATCAATGCCTTTTTAGAAAGGTTATCCAATACCGCCTTCCAGACATCTAAAGCTATAAAAAACCAGACGTCCCTGAGCGGTGGCACTGTTTCGGTAGCGTTTGCAGCCATCCAGTTCCTGAAATTACACTGTTCAGATATCAGTCACAAAAAGTTTGTGCTCATCGGTACCGGCAAAATCGGTTACAACACCTGCAAAAACCTGATTGATTATTTGGGAGCAAAGGATATTACCCTGATCAACAGGAGTCAGGAAAAAGCGCAAGTTATTGCAGATGAACTGGGTCTTAAAATCGCTCCTTTTGAACAGCTTCAACAAGCATCCGCACATGCTGATATTGTCATAGTGGCAACGAACGCCCCAGGGCCTATTCTATTCAAAGAAGACCTGAACACCACAGGTAAAAAAATACTGATTGACCTTTCTGTTCCCCGTAATATTGATATATCGGTGAAAAACAGAGCACAGACTATTTTGGTCAATGTTGACGACCTTTCCAAATTGGGTGATGCCACGTTAAAAACAAGACAGGCAGAAGTCCCTAAAGCTCTTTCCATTATCGATAGCTATCTGGAGGAATTTAAACAGTGGTACCAGATGCGCAAAAATGTACCCATCATCCGCGCTGCCAAGCAGTCGCTCATGGATATCCATCACTGCGCCTGGTTTCAGTCCCTCCAGATGGAGGCCCCCGAAAATGCCGCACAACAGGAAGACGCCATCAAGACGGCTATTAAAAACCTTGCAGTCAAAATGCGCAGCCAGGAACAAACGCCGGGATGCGCCTATATAGAGACCCTTCATGATTTTGTCAACTTTACGGCTTCGACCGGCCTTGCCCGTAAAAGAAAGGACAACCCGGAGTCGCTGGCATCCGAGCTGGGATAA
- the hemF gene encoding oxygen-dependent coproporphyrinogen oxidase, giving the protein MEKVFSIADVTREMGPSANGFRERWASYILELQQSICTGLEAKDGISRFTDEQWARSGTDSKAEGGGRTRIISGGSIFEKGGVNTSIVHGKVTDPMRVQLGMDGDRWFAAGISLVLHPKNPFVPTSHANWRYFELYDEKGKVIRNWFGGGADLTPYYLFEEDARHFHGCFKNAMAPFGSTLYPAYKAWCDRYFNNAHRGFEMRGIGGVFYDHLVPGEMSKQHPVSFTLEEAFAFQRAVGNQFMAAYLPIIERRADEPYTDQNTYWQQIRRGRYVEFNLIHDRGTLFGLKTNGRTESILMSLPPQVRFDYNYQPAEGSPEAALLDVCRHPRDWA; this is encoded by the coding sequence ATGGAAAAAGTATTTTCAATAGCAGATGTTACCAGGGAAATGGGACCCTCTGCCAATGGATTCAGGGAACGCTGGGCCAGCTATATACTGGAACTGCAGCAGTCAATCTGTACGGGCCTTGAAGCAAAGGACGGGATCTCCCGTTTTACAGATGAACAATGGGCCAGATCCGGAACGGACTCAAAGGCAGAGGGCGGAGGGCGCACCCGCATCATCTCCGGTGGAAGCATTTTTGAAAAAGGAGGGGTCAATACCTCTATTGTTCATGGAAAAGTCACTGACCCAATGCGCGTGCAGCTCGGAATGGATGGTGACCGTTGGTTTGCGGCAGGGATTAGCCTTGTGCTGCATCCTAAAAACCCTTTTGTGCCGACTTCGCATGCCAACTGGCGTTATTTTGAATTATATGACGAGAAAGGAAAAGTAATTCGAAACTGGTTTGGCGGTGGCGCAGACTTAACTCCTTATTATTTATTTGAGGAGGATGCCCGCCATTTTCATGGCTGTTTTAAAAACGCCATGGCTCCTTTTGGCAGCACACTGTATCCGGCTTACAAAGCCTGGTGCGACCGATATTTTAATAATGCGCACAGAGGATTTGAGATGCGTGGCATTGGCGGCGTCTTCTATGACCACTTGGTTCCGGGAGAGATGAGCAAACAGCATCCCGTTTCCTTTACCCTGGAAGAAGCCTTCGCCTTTCAAAGAGCAGTAGGGAATCAGTTTATGGCGGCGTACCTGCCGATTATAGAAAGAAGAGCAGACGAACCCTATACTGACCAAAACACCTACTGGCAACAAATCCGGCGCGGCAGGTATGTCGAGTTTAACCTGATCCATGACCGCGGAACTTTATTCGGCCTTAAAACCAATGGCCGGACTGAGAGCATTCTTATGAGCCTGCCGCCACAAGTTCGTTTCGACTATAATTACCAGCCTGCGGAAGGATCACCCGAAGCCGCCCTTCTGGACGTGTGCCGGCATCCCAGGGACTGGGCGTAG
- the hemC gene encoding hydroxymethylbilane synthase gives MDRSRVLKIGTRDSRLAMWQATTVQGLLQRLGIQTELVPVKSEGDLDLVTPLYAMGVQGVFTKTLDAFLLSRKIDIVVHSFKDVPTQLAAGIAQGAVLPRASEKDLLVFKEPAFAEAFLKGEDSQLSGTIATGSVRRKAQILQKFPLLKIENLRGNVQTRMQKLHHHGWDGAIFAAAGLERIGERPVNASAIPWMLPAPAQGAIVVVARTDDTTALEAVRPLNDVHTEKAVQIERDFLSTLMGGCSTPISAYARIKDGQVLFAGSILSPDGRQKFECREVAALSSCQDLGITAAKALLDQGADKIVRQIKQETGSSDAQKS, from the coding sequence ATGGACAGATCCCGTGTATTAAAAATAGGAACCAGAGATAGTCGGTTAGCCATGTGGCAGGCAACAACTGTTCAGGGCTTACTCCAACGACTCGGCATTCAAACTGAATTAGTGCCCGTAAAAAGTGAAGGTGATTTAGATTTGGTAACGCCGCTATATGCCATGGGTGTTCAGGGGGTTTTTACCAAAACCCTCGACGCTTTCTTACTGAGCCGCAAAATAGATATTGTCGTGCATTCTTTTAAGGACGTTCCTACACAGTTGGCGGCTGGCATCGCCCAGGGAGCCGTGCTGCCCAGGGCCAGCGAAAAAGACCTTCTGGTGTTTAAAGAACCGGCCTTCGCCGAGGCTTTTCTTAAAGGAGAAGACAGTCAGCTTTCCGGAACTATTGCCACCGGTTCTGTAAGGCGCAAAGCGCAGATCCTGCAAAAATTCCCCTTACTTAAAATAGAGAACCTTCGCGGCAACGTACAGACCCGCATGCAAAAACTTCACCATCACGGGTGGGACGGCGCCATCTTTGCCGCGGCAGGATTAGAGCGCATAGGTGAACGTCCCGTAAATGCTTCAGCGATTCCCTGGATGCTGCCGGCTCCGGCTCAAGGGGCTATAGTAGTGGTTGCCCGCACAGATGATACCACGGCATTGGAAGCTGTTCGCCCACTTAATGATGTACATACAGAAAAAGCCGTACAGATAGAACGCGACTTTTTAAGTACACTGATGGGAGGGTGTTCCACCCCGATCAGCGCCTATGCCCGGATAAAAGATGGCCAGGTCCTATTCGCCGGCAGTATCCTGTCGCCGGATGGCCGGCAAAAATTTGAATGCCGGGAAGTGGCCGCACTCAGCTCCTGTCAGGATCTGGGAATAACGGCTGCGAAGGCCTTACTGGACCAGGGGGCTGATAAAATCGTACGCCAGATCAAACAAGAGACAGGCTCATCAGATGCTCAGAAGTCTTAA
- a CDS encoding DUF3667 domain-containing protein, translated as MKDQAVQDPPDQGDVPLHPCPNCGFDASGHYCANCGQQTHLHKDTFWGLISHFVAHYFHYDSKFWRTLSALVTAPGKLTVAYQQKKRQSYIPPISLYIFVSIVFFLLLPMFQQSLFSVKYGDAKQQKVEEAKPDSIKDVSIQKLLQEDAKKNGREINAAEKYTSEVGDDLLSELRENPKEFKERLMHSFPKIFFFMIPVLAGLLKLFLIRQKKYYFVDHAVFALHMHSFVFIICIIPLINPFDSLQTNLSNIALIACILYYIIAIHRVYKSGWIKSTIIGLSTAALYFIALLLVTLLDLWLLFSLQR; from the coding sequence ATGAAAGACCAAGCTGTTCAGGACCCTCCTGATCAAGGAGATGTGCCTCTTCATCCTTGCCCCAACTGCGGCTTTGACGCTTCGGGGCATTACTGTGCTAATTGCGGTCAGCAAACCCATCTACATAAGGACACTTTTTGGGGGCTTATCAGCCATTTTGTGGCGCACTATTTCCACTATGACAGCAAATTCTGGCGGACGCTCAGCGCCCTGGTGACTGCTCCCGGTAAACTGACAGTGGCCTATCAGCAGAAGAAAAGGCAAAGTTATATTCCTCCGATTTCTCTCTATATTTTTGTGAGCATCGTATTTTTTTTATTATTGCCGATGTTCCAGCAATCCCTCTTTAGTGTCAAGTATGGGGATGCAAAACAGCAGAAAGTAGAAGAGGCAAAACCGGATTCTATTAAAGACGTCTCCATTCAGAAGCTACTTCAGGAGGATGCGAAGAAAAACGGAAGAGAAATCAATGCCGCAGAAAAATATACCAGTGAAGTGGGGGACGACCTGCTTTCTGAACTAAGGGAAAATCCGAAAGAATTTAAGGAGCGCCTAATGCATTCCTTTCCCAAGATCTTTTTCTTTATGATCCCGGTTCTGGCGGGCCTATTGAAGCTATTTCTGATACGACAAAAAAAGTATTATTTTGTCGATCACGCCGTGTTCGCATTACATATGCATAGCTTTGTTTTTATTATCTGCATTATTCCTTTAATAAATCCATTTGATTCGCTTCAGACCAATTTAAGTAATATCGCATTAATAGCCTGTATCCTTTATTACATTATTGCAATCCATCGGGTATATAAAAGCGGCTGGATAAAGTCAACGATTATCGGACTTAGTACAGCCGCCTTGTATTTCATTGCGCTTTTGTTAGTCACACTTCTGGATCTTTGGCTCTTATTTTCTCTACAAAGATAG
- the hemB gene encoding porphobilinogen synthase, with amino-acid sequence MYLQRRNRITRRTDAIRSLVAETTLTPNDFILPIFIDEGKEIVHEIPSMPGYYRRSLDKTIEEVRTLWGLGIKSVLLFVKCDDNVKDNTGKESWNPDGLMQRAIKAIKDAVPEMIVMTDVALDPYSQYGHDGIVDIKSGYILNDETVEALTRMSISHAEAGADFIAPSDMMDGRIGAFRKALEDNGNTGVGILSYSAKYASCFYGPFRDALDSAPGFGDKKTYQMNYANRIEAINETLQDIEQGADIVMVKPAMAYLDVIREVRNAVTVPVSAYHVSGEYAMIKAAAKMGWLDEQKAVLESLTSIKRAGADLIATYFAKDVAELLG; translated from the coding sequence ATGTATTTACAAAGAAGAAACAGAATTACCCGGCGTACGGATGCCATCCGTAGCCTGGTAGCGGAGACAACACTCACACCCAACGATTTTATTTTACCTATATTCATCGACGAAGGCAAAGAAATTGTCCATGAAATCCCTTCCATGCCGGGTTATTACCGTCGCTCCCTGGATAAGACGATAGAAGAAGTCCGGACGCTCTGGGGCCTCGGTATTAAAAGCGTCCTGCTGTTTGTCAAATGCGATGACAATGTCAAAGACAATACCGGAAAAGAGAGCTGGAATCCGGACGGGCTGATGCAAAGAGCCATCAAGGCGATCAAAGACGCCGTTCCCGAAATGATTGTAATGACCGATGTGGCACTCGACCCTTATTCTCAATACGGCCATGACGGTATCGTTGATATCAAAAGCGGTTATATCTTAAATGACGAAACCGTAGAGGCCTTGACCAGAATGAGCATCTCCCATGCAGAGGCCGGTGCGGATTTTATCGCGCCCAGTGATATGATGGATGGGCGTATTGGTGCCTTTAGAAAAGCGCTGGAAGACAACGGCAATACCGGGGTTGGCATTCTTTCATACAGCGCCAAATATGCCAGCTGTTTTTATGGTCCCTTCAGAGATGCGCTGGACAGTGCTCCGGGCTTCGGGGACAAGAAGACCTATCAGATGAATTATGCCAACCGCATAGAAGCCATTAACGAAACCCTGCAGGACATAGAACAAGGAGCGGATATCGTAATGGTAAAGCCAGCCATGGCCTACCTGGATGTTATAAGAGAAGTCAGAAATGCGGTAACGGTACCTGTCAGCGCCTACCATGTCAGCGGTGAGTATGCGATGATCAAGGCCGCCGCGAAAATGGGCTGGCTGGATGAGCAGAAAGCGGTGCTGGAAAGTCTGACCTCCATTAAGAGGGCCGGCGCTGATCTGATTGCGACGTATTTTGCCAAGGACGTGGCGGAACTGCTGGGGTAG
- the hemE gene encoding uroporphyrinogen decarboxylase has translation MTTTINTSSAAIKNDLILRALNGAPTERFPVWMMRQAGRYLPEYIRLRNKYSFFERVQTPELAAEITLQPVDIIGVDAAILFSDILVIPQAMGMEVQLVEKIGPLLPDPIKAAKDIERLQVPDIEEKLGYVTDAIRLIKQELNGRVPLIGFAGAPWTLLCYMVQGKGSKTFDEAKAFCYQNPALAAKLLQKITDSTILYLKAQIAAGADLIQVFDSWGGLLGKSDFETWSLPYLQQITAAIADEAPVILFAKGAWQSLPAMAKTGASGLGIDWCIEAATARDLAGKDITLQGHLDPSKLLLPIAALKKEVEAMLLSFGDDSWIANLGHGILPNIPVDHARAFVETVQTFERKA, from the coding sequence ATGACAACAACTATTAATACATCTTCTGCCGCCATAAAAAACGATTTAATATTAAGGGCGCTAAATGGCGCTCCTACCGAACGATTTCCGGTATGGATGATGCGTCAGGCAGGCCGTTATCTGCCAGAGTATATCCGGCTCAGAAATAAATACTCCTTTTTTGAAAGGGTCCAGACCCCGGAACTGGCCGCAGAGATCACCCTCCAACCGGTTGATATTATCGGTGTCGATGCCGCCATCTTATTTTCTGATATCCTGGTCATTCCACAGGCGATGGGGATGGAAGTGCAATTGGTAGAAAAGATAGGCCCCTTATTGCCGGATCCGATTAAGGCAGCCAAAGATATTGAGCGTCTTCAGGTGCCGGATATTGAGGAAAAACTGGGATATGTCACTGATGCGATCCGGTTGATCAAACAAGAATTAAATGGACGCGTGCCTTTGATTGGATTTGCAGGTGCCCCATGGACATTATTATGTTATATGGTTCAGGGTAAGGGCTCCAAGACTTTTGACGAGGCAAAAGCGTTTTGTTATCAAAATCCGGCGCTCGCAGCAAAGCTTTTACAAAAGATCACCGACAGCACTATTCTTTACCTGAAAGCACAGATTGCAGCCGGAGCAGACCTGATTCAAGTCTTTGACAGTTGGGGCGGACTGCTGGGTAAATCAGATTTTGAAACCTGGTCACTTCCCTACCTTCAACAGATCACGGCTGCCATCGCCGATGAAGCGCCGGTGATCTTGTTTGCCAAGGGCGCCTGGCAGTCCTTGCCCGCTATGGCCAAAACCGGTGCCAGCGGGTTGGGAATAGACTGGTGTATTGAAGCTGCGACTGCCAGAGATCTTGCAGGAAAAGACATTACTTTGCAAGGGCATCTGGATCCTTCAAAGCTCCTTTTGCCGATTGCGGCGCTCAAAAAAGAAGTAGAGGCAATGTTGCTGAGCTTTGGCGATGATAGCTGGATTGCCAATCTCGGTCATGGTATTTTGCCCAATATACCTGTGGATCATGCCCGGGCATTTGTGGAAACAGTACAGACATTTGAGCGGAAAGCCTAG